Proteins found in one Mucilaginibacter gracilis genomic segment:
- a CDS encoding NmrA family NAD(P)-binding protein: protein MKNLILVAGATGNLGHKICRELTKLNVPTRAIVREGSDPEKIQALEQLGIDIFKVDMSNEQELIGACHGVSCIVSAIAGLHEVIVDVQTKLLNAAVTAGVPRFIPSDFSTDFTTMPDGANRNFDLRKEFEAILDSAPIKATSIFNGAFADILRYNIPLFNTKEKTIAYYDDKADWKIDFTTMDDTAAFTARAALDDATPRYLRIASFQVSPNDLVSLSEKHKGSKFQLVHMGSMENFSAYNKAQRAADPEGENKLYPKWQQAQYLYSMFLVHHSALNNDRYEGINWSPVEHNI, encoded by the coding sequence ATGAAAAATTTAATATTGGTAGCAGGAGCTACAGGTAATCTCGGTCATAAAATATGCCGGGAATTGACCAAACTAAATGTTCCTACCCGTGCGATTGTACGTGAAGGAAGCGACCCTGAAAAAATACAGGCGCTTGAACAATTAGGTATCGATATTTTTAAGGTTGATATGTCTAATGAGCAGGAATTGATTGGTGCTTGCCATGGTGTTTCCTGCATAGTATCTGCCATAGCAGGCCTGCATGAGGTGATTGTAGATGTGCAAACTAAGCTTTTGAATGCCGCAGTTACTGCGGGAGTTCCCCGATTTATACCTTCCGATTTTTCAACTGATTTTACGACAATGCCTGATGGAGCTAACAGGAATTTTGATTTGCGGAAAGAATTTGAAGCAATACTGGATAGCGCGCCGATTAAGGCAACATCCATATTTAACGGCGCTTTCGCTGACATCCTGCGTTACAACATCCCCCTCTTTAACACAAAGGAAAAAACCATCGCTTATTACGACGATAAAGCAGACTGGAAAATCGATTTCACGACAATGGATGATACTGCAGCCTTCACCGCAAGGGCGGCACTGGATGATGCCACCCCAAGGTATTTAAGGATAGCCAGCTTTCAGGTTAGTCCCAATGACCTTGTTAGTTTAAGCGAAAAACATAAAGGGTCAAAGTTTCAATTGGTTCACATGGGGTCTATGGAAAACTTTTCTGCTTATAACAAGGCACAGCGGGCGGCCGATCCTGAAGGTGAAAATAAGTTATACCCTAAATGGCAGCAAGCGCAATATCTGTACAGCATGTTTTTGGTGCATCACTCCGCATTAAATAATGACAGATACGAAGGTATAAACTGGTCACCGGTCGAGCATAATATATAA
- a CDS encoding winged helix-turn-helix transcriptional regulator has protein sequence MYNCKLSTFFRTSHFGTMRFKDLQETAGGITPKVLSKELQELEENLLITRTVNSTKPVTVSYAITSHAIETQPVINSLIEFGLKHRTKIKQNNNRDKP, from the coding sequence ATGTATAATTGTAAACTGTCAACCTTTTTTAGGACGAGTCATTTCGGCACCATGCGATTCAAAGATTTACAAGAAACTGCAGGAGGAATAACTCCAAAAGTACTTTCAAAAGAACTACAGGAACTGGAGGAGAATTTACTTATCACACGAACAGTGAACAGCACAAAACCAGTGACCGTTTCTTATGCTATTACCAGTCACGCTATAGAAACCCAACCAGTAATTAATTCCTTAATTGAGTTCGGTTTGAAACATAGAACAAAAATTAAGCAAAATAACAATCGGGATAAGCCTTAG
- a CDS encoding SDR family NAD(P)-dependent oxidoreductase, with protein sequence MSGLQELADKYGSALLPLELEITNRTACFEAIAKANNHFGRIDVVINNAGTGVFGTVEELGEQEARDIIDANLFGTLWITQAALPVMRAQGSGHVLQVSSAMGIYTFPTVGIYSASKFAVEGFSEALALEVKGLGIHITLVEPNGFATEFNASSVQSKSIAAYDKMKAELYADPNLVAPDAYGDPKATAGAILKLVDTPNPPLRLFLGKKALPLAKEIYAERLASWEEWNEVSVKAHGN encoded by the coding sequence TTGAGCGGATTACAGGAATTGGCAGATAAATATGGAAGTGCCCTGTTGCCGCTGGAACTGGAGATCACTAACCGAACTGCGTGTTTTGAAGCTATAGCTAAAGCAAACAATCATTTCGGTCGTATTGATGTCGTTATTAATAATGCAGGTACAGGCGTGTTCGGCACCGTGGAAGAATTGGGAGAACAAGAAGCCAGGGATATTATTGATGCCAATCTTTTTGGAACGTTATGGATTACACAGGCAGCATTGCCGGTAATGAGGGCTCAGGGAAGTGGCCATGTCTTACAGGTATCCAGCGCTATGGGTATTTATACATTTCCTACAGTTGGCATTTATAGCGCCAGTAAATTTGCTGTCGAAGGATTTAGCGAGGCGCTCGCACTGGAAGTAAAAGGCCTCGGTATACATATCACACTTGTAGAACCAAATGGATTCGCGACCGAGTTTAATGCGTCGTCGGTACAAAGTAAATCTATTGCCGCCTACGACAAAATGAAAGCCGAGTTATACGCCGATCCTAATTTAGTTGCTCCGGATGCCTATGGAGATCCCAAAGCCACCGCCGGGGCCATATTAAAGTTAGTGGATACGCCAAATCCTCCGTTAAGACTGTTCCTTGGAAAAAAGGCACTTCCCTTAGCAAAGGAAATATATGCAGAGCGCCTGGCAAGCTGGGAAGAATGGAATGAGGTATCGGTTAAGGCGCATGGCAATTAA
- a CDS encoding helix-turn-helix domain-containing protein, which yields MANIHPERISTISQYHQALGLSKPEHPLISVINLADIKRVPGYGTISLIFDFYLIALNFTIDASFRYGQQEYDFDQGIISFMSPNQVFTIAYNNEDSQPSGWLIVIHPDFIWNTPLAKNIKNYKFFDYAVNEALYISEKEEHIITGVISNIEHEYHSSIDKFSQDIIIAQLEVLLNYSERFYQRQFITRKISNHKTLDKLEKVLDNYFNADSINEKGLPTVAYIAGQLNLSTGYLGEMLKSQTGLNTQQHIHNKVIAIAKEKLSTTNLTVSEIAYALGFEHLQSFSKLFKSKTKVSPMEFRQSFN from the coding sequence ATGGCAAATATCCATCCGGAACGTATCAGTACCATCAGTCAGTATCATCAGGCACTCGGGCTCTCAAAGCCCGAGCACCCCTTGATCAGCGTCATTAATTTAGCGGACATCAAACGTGTTCCGGGCTATGGAACGATCAGCCTGATATTTGATTTTTATTTGATCGCATTGAATTTTACAATCGATGCCAGCTTCAGGTACGGACAACAAGAATATGATTTTGACCAGGGCATCATTTCTTTTATGTCGCCCAACCAGGTCTTTACTATAGCATACAATAATGAAGATTCCCAGCCATCCGGATGGCTGATTGTGATCCACCCCGATTTCATCTGGAATACGCCCCTGGCCAAAAATATCAAGAATTATAAATTTTTTGATTACGCAGTAAATGAAGCTTTATACATCTCTGAAAAAGAAGAGCACATTATCACCGGTGTGATCAGCAATATCGAACATGAATACCATTCCAGCATAGACAAATTCAGCCAAGACATCATTATCGCCCAACTCGAAGTATTGCTGAATTATTCAGAGCGCTTCTATCAGCGCCAATTCATCACCAGGAAAATCAGCAACCATAAAACGCTTGACAAACTGGAAAAGGTTCTTGATAATTACTTCAACGCTGATTCGATCAATGAAAAAGGGCTTCCGACTGTAGCATATATCGCGGGTCAATTAAATTTATCAACAGGTTACCTGGGCGAAATGCTAAAGTCGCAGACCGGTCTCAACACACAGCAGCATATTCATAATAAGGTCATAGCTATTGCAAAGGAAAAACTATCGACAACAAACTTAACCGTGAGCGAAATTGCCTATGCATTGGGATTTGAGCATTTACAATCATTCAGTAAGCTGTTCAAATCCAAAACTAAAGTATCACCAATGGAATTCAGGCAATCTTTTAATTAA
- a CDS encoding EthD domain-containing protein, which yields MIKFTILLRRRPGTSHEDFVSYHKNNHAALFASLPEVKQYVRRYVQCHPLPVTLPGLPPPEYDGITEIWFDNAESIEKVFGAKDYMELIRPDEEKFLDLHGCSFLISTEHVVI from the coding sequence ATGATTAAATTCACTATCCTGCTACGCAGGCGTCCCGGAACCAGTCACGAAGACTTTGTTTCTTATCATAAAAATAATCACGCGGCTTTGTTTGCTTCGCTACCAGAGGTAAAGCAATATGTCCGCCGTTACGTACAATGTCATCCGCTACCGGTAACGCTTCCGGGACTGCCACCTCCGGAATATGATGGGATCACAGAGATATGGTTTGATAATGCAGAGTCTATCGAAAAAGTTTTTGGTGCTAAAGATTACATGGAATTGATCAGGCCGGATGAAGAGAAATTTCTTGACTTGCATGGGTGCAGCTTTTTAATATCGACTGAGCATGTCGTTATATAA
- a CDS encoding SDR family oxidoreductase, whose product MQNEQNYNNELEGKIALVTGGTKGIGKAIADKLTQAGAKVIVVARNHGQQPNPAHHFFAGDISNAQDTEALVKEIVDKFGKVDILINNVGGLNSPGGGYSVLTDEHWEKDLQVNLLSAVRLDRLLLPLMTAQKDVVIIHISSTSGLVPQWEANLVYGVAKSALNTYSKSLSNEVASKGIRVLTVSPGPVKTEGMEAFLNGYANNAGISVEQMTQTMMDKIGGIPMGRMAEPTEVAELVCFLVSPKAAYLTGANYLIDGGNIPV is encoded by the coding sequence ATGCAAAACGAACAGAATTACAATAACGAACTTGAAGGTAAAATTGCACTTGTAACAGGTGGAACAAAAGGTATAGGCAAGGCAATTGCTGACAAGTTAACGCAGGCAGGCGCGAAAGTTATCGTGGTAGCCAGGAATCACGGCCAACAACCAAATCCAGCACATCACTTTTTTGCTGGAGATATATCTAATGCGCAAGACACCGAAGCTTTAGTAAAAGAAATCGTGGATAAATTTGGTAAAGTTGACATTTTAATAAATAACGTCGGCGGACTGAACAGTCCCGGGGGCGGATACAGTGTGTTAACTGATGAACATTGGGAAAAGGACCTACAGGTTAATCTACTATCCGCAGTTCGTCTGGACAGACTCTTATTACCATTGATGACTGCGCAAAAAGACGTTGTAATAATTCATATATCCTCCACCAGCGGCCTGGTACCGCAGTGGGAGGCTAATTTGGTCTATGGCGTGGCAAAATCAGCTCTGAACACATACAGCAAATCGCTATCTAACGAAGTTGCCAGTAAAGGCATAAGAGTATTGACCGTTTCGCCAGGACCTGTTAAAACCGAAGGCATGGAGGCATTTTTAAATGGCTATGCTAATAATGCAGGTATCTCGGTAGAACAGATGACTCAGACAATGATGGACAAGATTGGCGGCATACCGATGGGACGAATGGCAGAACCTACGGAAGTTGCAGAACTTGTTTGCTTTTTAGTCTCACCGAAAGCTGCCTATTTAACTGGTGCAAATTATTTGATAGACGGTGGTAATATCCCGGTATAA
- a CDS encoding Crp/Fnr family transcriptional regulator, which produces MERLKAVINEISPMSPEDFDLLKPGIKVSVKKKSNLLEQGDVCKNICFVTKGFFRMFYVDLEGNEINNRFTGADNFIVDFQSFLTQMPSRYYWQAMQDSEVLIFSYKEVQRLYARSPAWEKFGRLVAERVYLQLNERVEMFQFMSPQQRYEHLLSTRPELFNQISQFHMSSYLGVKPESLSRLRKRIHYK; this is translated from the coding sequence ATGGAAAGACTTAAAGCCGTGATCAATGAAATCTCACCCATGTCCCCCGAAGATTTTGACCTTTTAAAACCGGGAATTAAGGTATCGGTAAAAAAGAAGAGCAACCTATTGGAACAAGGTGACGTTTGTAAAAATATTTGTTTTGTCACTAAAGGGTTCTTCCGCATGTTTTATGTTGACCTGGAAGGCAATGAAATCAATAACCGGTTCACAGGAGCGGATAACTTCATAGTCGATTTCCAGAGTTTTCTTACCCAGATGCCCTCGCGTTATTACTGGCAGGCCATGCAAGACTCAGAAGTTCTGATATTTTCTTACAAAGAAGTTCAACGGCTTTATGCAAGATCTCCCGCCTGGGAAAAGTTTGGCCGTCTTGTTGCTGAGCGCGTCTATTTGCAGTTGAACGAACGTGTAGAAATGTTCCAATTTATGTCGCCACAGCAACGTTACGAGCATCTTTTATCGACGCGCCCGGAACTTTTTAATCAAATATCGCAGTTTCACATGTCATCTTACCTGGGTGTAAAACCAGAATCATTGAGCAGGCTGCGCAAGCGGATCCATTATAAATAG
- a CDS encoding helix-turn-helix domain-containing protein: protein MTSYEVTTDFYIIALKKLSSGEIRYGKTRYDHQSGSMYFLKPQQVIQMKDISLDGKGFEIWFHEDYLSGHPLHMEIKKYSYFNYELNEALHISPKEQKIIWDLYEKIAIEYHNNQDEFSRDIILGHIESILKYSLRFYKRQFMNRFMLSGTTVTKFNKALANYFEQGLLQKKGLPTVAMFADELHLSPRYLSDLLKQETGKTAMDLIQIFLITEAKNLLNQGDLTINEIANLLGYENPPYFSRLFKKETGISPSLFRGQHLN, encoded by the coding sequence GTGACCAGCTACGAAGTAACCACCGATTTCTATATTATCGCTTTAAAAAAATTAAGTTCGGGAGAGATCAGGTATGGGAAAACCCGTTACGATCACCAGAGCGGCTCGATGTATTTCTTAAAGCCGCAGCAGGTTATTCAAATGAAAGATATTTCCCTTGACGGTAAGGGATTTGAAATCTGGTTTCATGAAGATTACCTGAGCGGTCATCCGCTCCATATGGAGATAAAGAAGTATAGCTATTTTAATTACGAACTTAATGAAGCGTTGCACATTTCGCCAAAAGAGCAAAAAATTATATGGGATTTGTACGAAAAAATTGCAATTGAATATCATAATAACCAGGATGAATTTTCCCGTGATATCATACTTGGACATATAGAATCCATCCTGAAATATTCCCTTCGTTTTTATAAGCGGCAATTCATGAATCGCTTTATGCTATCCGGCACAACAGTCACCAAATTCAATAAGGCATTGGCTAACTACTTTGAACAGGGGCTGCTCCAGAAAAAAGGGCTACCGACGGTAGCAATGTTTGCTGACGAACTGCATTTGTCTCCCCGCTACCTGAGCGACCTGTTAAAACAGGAAACAGGGAAGACCGCAATGGACCTGATACAGATTTTCCTGATTACAGAAGCCAAGAATTTGCTTAACCAGGGCGATCTCACGATTAATGAAATAGCCAATTTGCTGGGCTACGAAAATCCACCTTACTTTTCCCGATTATTTAAAAAAGAAACGGGCATAAGTCCCAGCCTGTTTAGAGGGCAGCACTTAAACTAA
- a CDS encoding IS3 family transposase, producing the protein MKVEQLQEGNLSRLCSLSGYSRQAYYKRRLLGKREALREDHLIEQVAGYRDIQPRIGGRKLFFLMKPFFKLHELAMGRDSFFRMLGRHGLLNKRRRGKPRTTDSNHWMKKYPDLTGKLALTGSEQLWVSDITYLDLCDGHAYLSLVTDAYSRKIVGFHVSDSLTAAGCIKAMQMAIAGRINKMGLIHHSDRGTQYCCDDYVDLLQDNNVHISMTQSGDPRDNAIAERVNGILKMELLKPVFTDLENARTETARAVNIYNYLRPHSSISMLTPALAHTRTLDLKRCWKNYYKKRSTKQEVPAE; encoded by the coding sequence ATGAAAGTAGAACAGCTGCAGGAGGGTAATTTGTCCCGGCTCTGTTCACTGTCTGGTTATTCCCGTCAGGCTTATTACAAACGGCGTTTATTAGGAAAACGCGAAGCTTTAAGAGAAGACCATCTTATTGAGCAGGTGGCCGGTTACCGGGACATTCAGCCACGCATAGGCGGCAGGAAGCTATTTTTCTTAATGAAACCATTCTTTAAGCTGCACGAACTGGCGATGGGAAGGGACAGTTTTTTCAGGATGCTGGGCAGGCACGGTCTGTTGAACAAAAGACGCCGGGGTAAACCCAGGACGACCGATTCAAATCATTGGATGAAAAAATACCCTGACCTGACCGGTAAACTCGCCCTTACCGGTTCGGAGCAATTATGGGTAAGTGATATTACCTATCTTGATCTTTGTGACGGGCATGCTTACCTGAGCCTGGTAACAGATGCCTACAGCAGGAAGATTGTTGGGTTCCATGTGAGTGACAGCCTTACGGCTGCCGGCTGCATTAAAGCTATGCAAATGGCAATTGCAGGCCGAATTAACAAGATGGGGCTTATTCACCATTCAGACCGGGGAACACAGTATTGCTGTGATGATTACGTTGACCTGCTCCAGGATAACAATGTTCACATCAGCATGACCCAAAGCGGCGACCCGCGGGATAACGCAATTGCAGAACGGGTCAACGGGATACTGAAAATGGAACTGCTAAAACCTGTCTTTACTGATCTGGAAAATGCGCGGACAGAGACAGCAAGGGCAGTAAACATTTACAACTATCTCCGACCCCACAGCAGTATATCCATGTTGACACCTGCTTTGGCACATACCCGAACACTTGATCTGAAACGCTGTTGGAAAAATTATTACAAAAAGAGATCAACAAAGCAGGAGGTGCCGGCAGAATAG
- a CDS encoding NAD(P)-dependent oxidoreductase, which produces MTNSKYTYLVFGATGRTGRHFVSIALNEGHKVTALVRNPEKVDTKNPDLKLIKGSVLDYQDFDKLLSGVDFVICMLGDAELQKTENVNAIFVEKLIPAMRRNGIRRLLYQAGGFTRPYKKSLPLMFWLLKQTLVRFAGLIGQHRDNEAVVKYLVENAADIEWMVHRAGIAGDGNSKGTLRRSKTKFSIATFADCARYNYELLKDDSAIHSCDLSYYVK; this is translated from the coding sequence ATGACAAATTCAAAATACACTTATCTCGTATTTGGTGCGACAGGTAGAACCGGCAGACATTTTGTTTCGATCGCGCTTAATGAGGGTCATAAAGTAACAGCCCTGGTCCGTAATCCTGAAAAAGTTGACACAAAAAACCCTGATTTAAAACTAATCAAGGGCTCTGTACTTGATTACCAGGATTTTGATAAACTTCTTAGCGGCGTGGATTTTGTGATTTGTATGTTAGGCGACGCTGAATTACAAAAGACAGAAAACGTTAACGCCATATTTGTTGAAAAACTAATTCCGGCAATGCGCCGCAACGGTATAAGGCGTTTGCTTTATCAGGCAGGGGGCTTTACCCGGCCTTATAAAAAAAGTTTACCTTTAATGTTTTGGTTGTTAAAACAAACGTTAGTACGATTTGCGGGACTTATTGGACAACACCGCGATAATGAAGCGGTAGTCAAATATCTGGTAGAAAACGCAGCCGATATCGAGTGGATGGTACACAGAGCAGGTATAGCTGGCGACGGTAATTCCAAAGGAACATTAAGACGATCCAAAACAAAATTCAGTATAGCGACTTTTGCGGATTGTGCGAGATATAATTATGAACTTTTAAAAGATGATTCCGCTATACATAGCTGTGATTTGAGCTATTATGTAAAATAA
- a CDS encoding alpha/beta fold hydrolase — MENEKTNTTDPYSDTELIKQWPGFENRYTTVNGVELHYVEGGSGAPLICLPGWPQTWYSFKNVAPKLAEKYRVIVVDIRGMGTSAKPETGYDKKTMAVDIYHLISYLKLPKVHLLGHDIGGMVAMSIAFNFPDVVQKLIVMDGAHPSEGMMRMPLIPPLGTFTNKMHGDAPYAWWMSFNQVKGLPEKLLEGRFNYLLDWLFDFVMIDEKKISAFEKEVYAAAYNTADSIRASNGWYQTFTQDIEDGKTYQQLNMPVLGIASNVSYTYMKMGLPYVAKDCEVVGLLDSGHYMNEEAPEKVIDTVTDFLH, encoded by the coding sequence ATGGAAAACGAAAAAACAAATACTACCGATCCATACTCGGATACGGAACTCATTAAACAATGGCCAGGATTTGAAAACAGATACACAACCGTTAACGGTGTGGAATTACATTATGTGGAAGGTGGTTCAGGAGCACCTTTAATTTGTCTTCCGGGCTGGCCGCAAACCTGGTATTCTTTTAAAAATGTAGCGCCTAAATTAGCAGAAAAATACCGTGTGATCGTTGTAGACATCCGCGGTATGGGTACATCAGCCAAACCGGAAACAGGCTACGATAAAAAAACAATGGCTGTGGATATATACCATTTGATCAGCTATTTGAAACTCCCAAAAGTACACCTGCTTGGCCATGACATAGGAGGGATGGTGGCCATGAGTATAGCATTTAACTTTCCCGATGTGGTGCAGAAACTTATTGTGATGGATGGCGCGCACCCGAGCGAGGGAATGATGCGAATGCCCCTGATACCGCCCTTGGGAACTTTTACTAATAAAATGCACGGCGATGCACCTTATGCCTGGTGGATGAGCTTTAATCAGGTTAAAGGATTGCCAGAAAAATTATTGGAAGGCCGCTTCAATTACTTACTGGACTGGTTGTTTGATTTTGTGATGATTGACGAAAAAAAGATCTCGGCTTTTGAGAAAGAGGTTTATGCAGCCGCTTATAATACAGCCGATAGCATTCGCGCTTCCAATGGCTGGTATCAAACTTTCACACAAGATATTGAAGATGGGAAAACTTATCAGCAACTCAACATGCCGGTTTTAGGGATTGCAAGCAATGTAAGTTATACTTACATGAAAATGGGCTTGCCTTATGTTGCCAAAGATTGTGAAGTGGTAGGACTGCTGGATAGCGGGCACTATATGAATGAAGAAGCGCCTGAAAAGGTGATTGACACCGTTACTGATTTTCTTCACTAA
- a CDS encoding Crp/Fnr family transcriptional regulator codes for MKELSDFIKSRVTINGADLDFIVSCFKLKQVKKGQLILKRGQIAYQYFYIRSGALRFFFGEFDEQLTAWVVFQDEFFTEISSLNPQKPTRFNIEAIEDTELLYIDKPDMEKLYREFPAWQEFGRVTWEAMAVRMIDQIISFQTLSAEERYLEFMAKSELIKRVPVKQIASYLGITPNALSRIRKNIK; via the coding sequence ATGAAAGAACTGTCAGATTTTATAAAATCCAGGGTTACCATTAATGGTGCTGACCTGGATTTTATTGTAAGCTGTTTCAAATTAAAACAGGTTAAGAAAGGCCAGCTTATTTTAAAGCGGGGGCAAATTGCTTATCAATATTTTTATATAAGGTCGGGTGCCCTCCGTTTCTTTTTTGGTGAATTTGACGAGCAGTTAACTGCCTGGGTGGTTTTCCAGGATGAATTTTTTACCGAGATTTCAAGCCTCAATCCGCAAAAGCCGACCAGGTTCAATATTGAGGCTATAGAAGATACAGAATTGCTTTACATAGATAAACCGGATATGGAAAAACTTTACAGGGAATTTCCTGCCTGGCAGGAGTTTGGCCGGGTAACCTGGGAAGCGATGGCAGTGCGTATGATAGATCAGATCATCAGTTTTCAAACCTTATCTGCCGAAGAGCGCTATCTGGAATTTATGGCAAAATCGGAACTGATCAAAAGGGTTCCTGTTAAACAAATCGCCTCTTACCTGGGCATCACACCCAATGCGTTGAGCAGGATCAGAAAAAATATCAAGTAA
- a CDS encoding aldo/keto reductase produces the protein MKNITKIQLGQNGPVVSKLGLGCMRMSSIWGGPTPDETESIATIHEALDNGINFLNTGDFYGAGHNEMLIGKAIKGRRDDAFISVKFGAIFHNGQWLGMDLRPVAIKNFVNYSLTRLGIETIDLYQPSRMDNSVPIEDIIGTVADLIKEGKVRCIGVSEITADQLRKANSIHPISALEIGYSLAERGIESDLLPVAKELGIGVVAFANTAEGLLTGEMKAPLTENDYRNHFSRFQGENLIHNLEKVEVLKQLAADKGYTPTQLAIAWVNAQGDHIMPLVSMSRRSRLPENIAAMDIVFTPEEMNALNTTFATGAIQGGTYLQR, from the coding sequence ATGAAAAACATCACAAAAATTCAACTGGGACAAAATGGCCCTGTCGTATCTAAACTTGGTTTGGGCTGTATGCGCATGTCATCTATCTGGGGCGGACCTACACCTGATGAAACAGAAAGCATTGCCACAATTCACGAAGCCCTGGATAATGGCATCAATTTTTTAAACACCGGAGATTTTTACGGTGCCGGACATAATGAAATGCTGATCGGCAAAGCCATTAAAGGGAGGCGAGACGATGCTTTTATCAGTGTAAAATTCGGCGCCATCTTTCACAACGGCCAGTGGCTGGGAATGGATTTGCGGCCCGTTGCTATCAAAAATTTTGTAAACTACTCACTGACCCGTTTGGGTATTGAAACGATCGACCTCTACCAGCCCAGCAGGATGGATAACAGCGTGCCGATAGAAGACATTATCGGTACGGTTGCCGACCTGATTAAAGAAGGTAAAGTTCGCTGTATTGGAGTATCTGAGATCACGGCTGACCAGCTTCGCAAAGCCAACAGCATCCATCCCATCAGTGCATTGGAGATCGGCTATTCACTGGCTGAACGCGGAATAGAAAGCGACCTGCTACCGGTTGCAAAAGAATTAGGCATTGGTGTAGTAGCTTTCGCCAATACTGCCGAAGGCTTATTGACCGGTGAAATGAAAGCCCCCCTTACCGAAAATGATTACCGTAACCATTTCTCCCGTTTTCAAGGCGAAAATTTGATACATAACCTGGAAAAGGTTGAGGTATTAAAGCAATTGGCTGCGGATAAAGGTTATACACCAACACAGCTTGCTATTGCCTGGGTAAACGCACAAGGCGATCATATTATGCCTTTAGTAAGCATGAGCCGCAGGTCGCGCCTGCCGGAAAATATCGCAGCGATGGATATTGTATTTACGCCGGAAGAAATGAATGCCTTAAACACTACTTTTGCAACAGGCGCTATACAAGGCGGCACTTATTTGCAACGCTAA
- a CDS encoding helix-turn-helix domain-containing protein, whose product MTSPAEILPGVIFYSYLSAERKEKACFWNHHTLILQVSGQFTLETSAQTISMTGGEMLLIGKNQLGTITKTPLPGANYETIVISLQEDLLRRIVLEEKIEADRKYIGPPNILIPSNEFLQGYFQSIVPYARSSGAEMTDEMGILKVKEGVKLLMLAMPVLRSFLFDFSEPHKIDLEKFMINNFHFNVPVEKFAQLTGRSLAAFKRDFLKTFGAPPRHWLQDKRLHEAKHLIETKHQKPSAIYLELGFESLSHFSHSFKRKFGKAPTG is encoded by the coding sequence ATGACCAGTCCAGCAGAAATACTCCCGGGTGTAATATTCTACTCTTACCTCTCTGCCGAGCGGAAAGAGAAAGCATGTTTCTGGAACCACCACACCCTGATATTGCAGGTATCCGGACAATTTACGCTGGAAACCTCCGCGCAAACTATTTCAATGACCGGAGGGGAAATGTTACTGATCGGTAAAAACCAGCTCGGTACAATTACCAAAACACCACTGCCCGGAGCAAACTATGAAACGATCGTAATATCCCTGCAGGAGGACCTGTTGCGCAGAATTGTGTTAGAAGAAAAGATTGAAGCGGACCGGAAATACATCGGTCCGCCAAATATTTTAATACCTTCTAACGAATTCCTGCAGGGGTATTTTCAATCAATTGTTCCCTACGCGCGTAGCTCTGGTGCGGAGATGACTGATGAAATGGGCATCCTGAAGGTAAAGGAAGGCGTTAAATTACTCATGCTTGCCATGCCGGTGCTTCGCAGTTTTTTATTCGACTTTTCTGAACCGCACAAGATCGACCTGGAAAAGTTCATGATCAATAATTTTCATTTTAATGTCCCGGTCGAAAAATTCGCGCAGCTTACCGGTCGCAGCCTGGCTGCCTTCAAACGGGACTTCCTTAAAACATTTGGTGCTCCGCCCCGTCACTGGTTACAGGATAAACGGCTACACGAAGCAAAGCACCTCATCGAGACCAAACATCAAAAGCCATCAGCCATTTATCTTGAACTCGGTTTTGAAAGCCTGTCCCACTTCTCCCATTCCTTCAAGAGAAAATTCGGTAAGGCTCCCACTGGGTAA